The region ACTGTGCTATGACTGACTAAATGTTTCTGTTGGATAGAAACTAATGCTAAATGTTTTGACAGAATGACTCGATTCTGAATCGGGTTTTGATAAAGTAAGTACATGTTGAAAAAGGGTATTCGGCATTTAAAAAATTAGAGCTtgtaatttaacaaaatgtggttttggccatAAAAATAAACTACTTGGCTAActgtgtgatgtaggtgtgttactgtgttaagagtttagaaaagtactttaagtattgtTAAATGCTTCTTGGCAATTGAAAAAAACGGTAAAGTTTATTGGtgaattttactgtatctgcatcCCGCTATTTATGCTGCATACTGTAACAGACATTGATTAGCAAAAGGATTCCTGTTTGCCAAAAAGCAggtttttgtaacagtgtttttgAAGTGATCTCACAAGTGTTTCTCTAGACAGTGATGTGTGTATCTGACAGCTTTGTGTGTCATCTGAGGCCAAAGATTAGATTCTGTTgaaagagaacatgtttttgactaaactattttattttgagcTGGAAGTCTGAAGTTTGTACAAATTGGTGTGTAGTTGTGAAATTGTgtttatagattatatatttatatttgttttatgaattgtgtgtttagctttcgagaaaaactgtaaaacctatgactattttcatacattttacttttatgccagGTGAACATGTTAtacatgcaataaaaataatagcacACTTCTCAACAAGCTGCGAGTCGTGCCTGCACCACAGTCATGAGGAAAATCATTCAATCCAGCACAAGTCAGTTTGTGTGGCTTGCTAAAGTAAAGCATGTTGGTGTAACACTGATGTTTCACTTTGAaatcttttattataaaataaaagagttACATCAAGACTGtaacatttgtgttttgtgttcaatTTCATAATCATGTTCCTGGTTCAATGTGTTTATTTCCTGTCTTCTGTAGTTGAGATAGGGCTTGTGGTCTTGGGCACTTGAGAGCACATGCACACAACAGGGAGTAAGTACACAAGACTGTAAGTACACATCTGGAATACCACTGTGGGATAAgaatatcccatcatgcatcatgttctggaaataaatcatgAGACTTTTTGCAGAGATCTCACgagatttaatgttaataatactTAGATATTACATAGAATTTGATAGTAAAACATAAAGTGTTGCATATTTTATCAGTGCAAAGATGAGTATCTGTATTTTGTACagctttttatcatttaatttgaaGCACCACAAGTGCTAAATTGTGTAatctgttatagggactactgaacagacatttagagcTTTATTTTAAACTTGCATTTCTTGCATTTTCACCTCACTGTAAGTGTGTCCCAATAGGTAAATGAGAAGTTCTACACACACTTCTAGTCTTCACGCCCAGATGAACACCAGTCAAACACATGAAATACATCATGTACTGTAAGTAGACAAGTGGTCAAGCCAAGGGATTGCAAGTTTGCCTCCAATGCTACAACGTGACAAAGATAAGATATAATCCCCTTCATACATTTTCAGTGTGTGTAACCTTTGATATGTTCTGTGATGTTGGTGTAATAAATATAAGGTTGGTTCTGATAACTAGTAAGCAGTGATAAGGTAGTATTTGTGATGTCATTAGCAACATAAAATAGtaggttttaaaaataacctcaTATAGTTACTAAGCAGTGCAGGGTGTGAATTATTCTTTGTTGTCATGTCTCCTCACAGAAGCCATATTTGGAGTCTAGGGCTAATCTTTGTTAAAGGGGTCCTTGCTAAGTGTTTCTATCCAGCAAAGGCTGCATGGcctgaaaaagagcagtgaagaGGAAAgatgggggtggggtgggggtgtaCAATATTTGACACTAGTTAATAGTTTTGAAGTACAGTTAATTAGTTAATCACTCAGATGTAGGATGTTAGGTTTTACTTTTAAAGTGGTTAACCACCTGGAAGAGTTTGAGATGTATATAAACTACTGCATGAGAAGCAAACTCAAAACAAGGTCACTAACAAAATCTAGGTTCAAGTCATCTCAAATATCCTCAAAAAACCTGTAACATTAACTTCTTTCCAGGAAATCCCTCCCACATCAATCCTGCATTACTGGTCTCTATGAGCACCTTTGATACTTGCATACAGCAGAGACCATAACTCTTTATGACATACAATAAAGAACAGCTCAAAGGGAGATGTTACACAAGGAGTAGTCATTGTCTTCCTTCAGACTGTATTGTTGACAATGAATTATGGAAAAGATGGCCTCATTGTCTATTTTACTCGTTTTAGCTTGTCTGCATGTCCACAGTGTATGGAGTAATATTGGTAAGTCAGTTTTTGTTATAACCAGCTGAAGTTTGGATGGGAGGCATAACTGAAACATTACTGACACGACTCTTGACTCTTGTGTAtcaaaaaagaaatgttacaatCTATCGTTTTAAAACAGCATCAAGAAATGTCACACCATTTGGAAAGAGATATCAAATGAAGTAAAATTCTTactatgtaaaatgtaaatgcttaCATTTCCTATTAAATGTACACAAGTATTGAGTAATTTATCTTACTTTCATTCTGTATTCTCTGATTTTCTGCTGTGGCAAAAAGTAATAGATGTAAAGAGCCATTTCACTATAATTTGTCTTGTTTCTCAATACACTGTGTGATTTAATGCAGTGTGTACTACTGGATTTAGTCTTTTAGCTGTTTGTTAAGTCCTAAACCAATTTCTTGTTGCTCTTTAAGGTTTCTCAAAGATAAACTGTACAACTGGAACTAATGCCTATGTAGGGAGTGTCCAGGAGGAATATGAAGGTGAGATAAGCCCACGTGACTTTACCTAAATACAAAGTAGTCCACAGCATAATTTCATTAATAAGACAtacataattcaattcaattcaataatattactaatatgtgattataattatgttttttattacaaTTGTTAATACCATTTAAAAGACCTTTGCTTCTGGGAGGTGTATTACAAGAGTAGTAATGCAAGATCAATATTAGTGATATCCAGTATTTGTGTTTTAGATTCTGTATTAAGAGTATGTATTTAATTGTGTATCTGATATTGCCTACAGGAGATGTAGAGATTATCACTAATATCAGACCTAATGATCGTCTGGTGTTGGACACATATCTTTATCCCAATGGCGTGACGTTTCTGGAGCTGATTTACACTGTTGGAGACTCAGCCGCGATTGTACGGACCAAAAAACCACTGGACGCTGAGAAACTAAAGCAGGTTTGTTCCTCTGTTATATTTGTTAGATAAAGTATATAGGCCTATCTGTAAAATTACCTATCATACTTACATAGTCATACATTTCATAATGTCATACTCTTTCATAAAGACAAAAAgtgccatatacagtatgttttatttattttagtcaggAGGGAATTTGTATTATTCTGTCACCTGCTCAAACACAGGGGTAAGTTTATTTACACAACACCATCATTAAACCATtcaatttttatatgaatattattgtACTGATAAAGCCTTCATTGTGTGTTTTAGGTGAAAAAATGACCGGACATTAGAAGTTCTGGATGTCAATGACAACCCTCCGATCTTCCAGAGTAAATCATACAGCGCCACAGTGTCCGAGAGGTGTGTGTAATGTCACGTCTTTATACAGCTGTAGTGTGTTTGGTCACCGAGAGACCTCACATCTCTTAGTAAACCATGTCTTTTGCTGCAGACGACAGATGTGGGTTCAAATGTGCTCAGGGTGACGGCTGAAGATAAAGATGTCTCTCCAGAAAACAGCAGAATTACGTATTCTATACTGGTGAGTCTAAACTGAGTCTCGTGTATTTAATTCTGTGATATATTACTATTACAACATGCAGGCTTCCGGAAAACTGCATTACTGGGCACTAAATGTAATTTCTtcaaagttatttttataatataggGCTGTCaaccaattaaaatattttattgtagctattttatttcatagtatcagtttaatgcatgctGAGCCAGGGAAAAGTAAATTACTGAGTAAGCTCAGTTTGTTGTCTGTGAATTTATCTGTATCCTCATTTTAAGTGACCACTTCCACCCCTATTAACAGCCTCCAGTACCAGATGACTTTGAAGTGAGAGGTGATGGTAACATCAGGATGAAACAACAGCTGAACTACAACAGTGTTCAACAGTACATCTTCACTGTGGAAGCTAGAGTAAAGAAAAAAACTCTGACATCCTACCAGTCCTGCATCCATGTCACTACTTAGATTTAGTAGTCTGTTCTtcgcattaaaggaatagttcacacaaaaatcataTACTCACTCGTGGAACCCAAAAgtagatgtttagcagaatgtccaagctgctttttTCTATACAGTGAAAGAAGATGGAGAATAAAtgtccaaatatttattttcatatgaacTATAATTTTAAAGTAGTAACACAACACTGATTCTTTGCAGAATGTAGGGGGATACAGTGACACTGCAACAGTTACACTAACTGTTGAAGATTTGGACAACCTAAACCCTTATTTTGATCACAGTCTCTATGAAGCATCCATTGAGGAAAACCAGGTAAATGATGTCAGAGGACAAGATCAATGCTTTGAACACATGTCTGACCACACAAATAAAACCATTTGTCTTTTCTGTCCATGCACAGACAGGACCTTTGTCAGACGTCACACCTGAGGCCATAAAAGCTCAAGATGGCGACACGGGCATCAACGAGCCTGTAGTTTACAGCATAACAGCAGGTACTGTTAACAGAATTACAACATACATGCATGACATGCGTTCTGATCTAAACCACCTCCTCCACCTGTTTCCAAATATACTTTCTTGATAAATGTGGGAGAACTAGAGATTATTGTAAATCTGATCATATTTGAGGGATGTGAAAATAACACTAAACAATACTCATGCATTATAATAGTACTTTACGTccctaataatatatttctatttgaatGAAGACATTTTACTCATATTCTGAATTAAGTTTCTGATCATAACAATGTATCCACATTTCTGTTGCAGTTCTTCCAAATGAATATCAGAGCATTTTTGAAATTGATGGAAACAGTGGGGTCATCTCTGTGACATCGGCACTAGACCGAGAGAAATCTGACCAGATTACTGTTTACATACAGGTTTCAGTTTCTCAAAACATTAATGGAAACCATTaggctgatgttttttttattatttttttattattcatattttcccCTTTAAAAACAGGCAGCTCAGCAGGATGATGCCAGTAAGACGGCTAGCGCCATGGTATCAATTACCATTGAGGATGTGAATGACAACCCGCCAAAATTTGACCAGGATGAGTACACAGTGTCTATTCTGGAGAACTCGCCAAAGGACCAGCTTGTGCTTCAGATTAGAGTCACTGATCCAGACCTGGTACTGTTCCTGAAAACCTTGTCGTctgtttggaaaataaataaatacacagtaatGCTAGatttagcaacaccctagctacCTCCCAGAACCAACTGTTACGACCTCTAGGTGTTAGCTGTAACAGAAAAATACAATAGCAGAGAACACAGTCAATCAGAATGTAAGTGAAACACGATGGGAAGATATCAATGAGGCTTGAGGGTTTGTGGCAGTCTTTATATCCGGGTGAGGTGCTTAGCAGAACCAATCACTGCCTCCAACTGGTTAACGGAGGTCACGCCCATCTGGAACACAAACATGTCTATACACACAAATAGAGAGATCAGATACACACAAGAACAGTTAACAAATGCACAGTATATCTCACGGTCAAAGCAACACCTGAACCAGTTATTTCCTTTCCAACTGCTCAGAGAGATTTACCAATGTCTTAGAAATGTAAGCATGCAAGGCATAAGACAAATCTCTCTTCTGACTTCCATAAAGCATCTTAAGCTTGGTTTTAAATGGGTCTACGATGTACTAAAgtttacgatgcttttgggaaatgcagcccaggaCTTTAGCTTTAACACTGTGGATATTAAACCAAAAAACCCCAAGAATACATTGAATACATAAAATctaatattaaagcaataagccccaagaagccgtggtttacattgaatttataacagctagcGGGCATTGTTAGGTACGACACGAACCATATATGGATATACATAGTAAggttacacaaaataaaacagagcaaacacagtgtaatgatattaataaaaacagtattcttccaccaaacaatttagttcctcagaaacagttatggttgcaaaaaaatggttgccgagcaacacacagaagtaaacaaaggtgtataaTTGTAGAGTAATTCACAAAAGCTTCGAACatagctcagccaatcagaatcaaggactggaactatccgttttataaacttacttttcttattttctttctgaTCAGGGTGGGTTCTCTAAAGGTCACTTTGTCATGGACAGTGATACCTTCGTTATTAACAGTCAAGGAGTAATATCACTTATGAGCGATGCCACCTTGGACACAGAAACTATAGACAGTTACAACATTGAGGTGCAAAACTATCATATTCATCTCTTTGAACCCAACATG is a window of Cyprinus carpio isolate SPL01 chromosome B1, ASM1834038v1, whole genome shotgun sequence DNA encoding:
- the LOC122136020 gene encoding protocadherin-like wing polarity protein stan translates to MKQQLNYNSVQQYIFTVEARNVGGYSDTATVTLTVEDLDNLNPYFDHSLYEASIEENQTGPLSDVTPEAIKAQDGDTGINEPVVYSITAVLPNEYQSIFEIDGNSGVISVTSALDREKSDQITVYIQAAQQDDASKTASAMVSITIEDVNDNPPKFDQDEYTVSILENSPKDQLVLQIRVTDPDLGGFSKGHFVMDSDTFVINSQGVISLMSDATLDTETIDSYNIEVIAVDHLMMA